In one Flavobacteriales bacterium genomic region, the following are encoded:
- a CDS encoding c-type cytochrome: MLRNPFPWSALPALLLAAACNQAPPAPEPVAAAVEAPSEAELIDRGKYLVETMGCHDCHSPKRMGPNGPELDPDRLLSGHPAGSTLPPVPKDVAGWALFSMDLTAAVGPWGTSFSANLTSDETGIGNWTEEQFKRSITKGLYKGLEGSRPLLPPMPWQNLVNLKDEDIHAIFTYLKSTRPVENMVPPPIPPAAS; encoded by the coding sequence ATGCTACGCAACCCTTTCCCCTGGTCCGCATTGCCCGCCCTGCTGCTCGCCGCTGCGTGCAACCAAGCGCCCCCGGCACCCGAACCCGTTGCCGCTGCCGTTGAGGCCCCCAGCGAGGCCGAACTCATCGACCGCGGCAAGTACCTGGTGGAGACCATGGGCTGCCACGATTGCCATTCGCCCAAGCGCATGGGCCCCAACGGTCCCGAGCTCGATCCCGATCGGCTGCTCAGCGGCCACCCGGCCGGCAGCACCCTGCCGCCGGTGCCGAAGGACGTGGCGGGCTGGGCGCTATTCAGCATGGACCTCACCGCCGCCGTCGGCCCTTGGGGCACCTCGTTCTCGGCCAACCTCACCAGCGACGAGACCGGCATCGGCAACTGGACCGAGGAGCAGTTCAAGCGGTCCATCACCAAGGGCCTTTACAAGGGCCTTGAGGGTTCGCGCCCGCTGCTGCCGCCCATGCCTTGGCAGAACCTGGTGAACCTGAAGGACGAGGACATCCACGCCATCTTCACCTACCTGAAGAGCACCAGGCCTGTAGAGAACATGGTGCCGCCCCCCATCCCGCCAGCGGCGTCCTGA
- a CDS encoding hotdog domain-containing protein, giving the protein MMNRASRPVSDSYSETTHVVLPNDTNTLGNLFGGRLLQWLDISCAISAHRHCKRVVVTVAVNHVGFDRPIKLGDFVTIHSHVSRAFGSSMEVWSDVFVEDQVTGEKIMCNSAIYTFVAVDSAGRPVNVPEALPTNEQEQKRYDGALRRRQLRLILSGKMKPGEATELKALFE; this is encoded by the coding sequence ATGATGAACCGCGCCTCACGCCCCGTCAGCGACAGTTATTCGGAAACCACGCATGTGGTGCTCCCCAACGACACCAACACGCTCGGCAACCTCTTCGGCGGGCGGCTGCTGCAGTGGCTCGACATCAGCTGCGCCATCAGCGCCCACCGGCACTGCAAGCGGGTGGTGGTCACCGTGGCGGTGAACCACGTGGGCTTCGACCGTCCCATCAAGCTCGGCGACTTCGTCACCATCCACAGCCATGTGAGCCGCGCTTTCGGGAGCAGCATGGAGGTGTGGAGCGATGTGTTCGTTGAGGACCAGGTGACCGGCGAGAAGATCATGTGCAACAGCGCGATCTACACCTTCGTGGCGGTGGATAGCGCCGGCAGGCCGGTGAACGTGCCGGAGGCCCTGCCCACCAACGAGCAGGAGCAGAAGCGCTACGACGGTGCGCTGCGCCGTCGGCAGCTCAGGCTCATCCTCAGCGGCAAGATGAAGCCCGGGGAGGCCACGGAGCTGAAGGCGCTCTTCGAGTAA
- a CDS encoding SPOR domain-containing protein yields MGIERDLHDLLFCHDCVIVPQWGGFLTHYRPARLDEARRLIHPPGKDLSFNRHLVRNDGLLADHLAKREGIGFDTATTRIDAEVAGWRQSLERQGRLELPQIGIFFRDAEHNLQFEPDRRTNYLKDALGLRPLAAVPVEQARTAPLVRPLPPPAAPAEPEERRRPAMLWAAAAAAAILFGTAAFWAYRSSGLGQQQWSGIAPWRSGPAAAYRAPGTAALIPVERPEPLVLPASGSGIHEVVLDAERDVRLRVDLGRPKEAPAESTAVAVKAAPIAEAGLRYHVVGGCFAQPENADKLLAELLAKGFPARRLKQRGQLHPVAYGSYATRGEAMAALGRVRGTEGRSAWLLVR; encoded by the coding sequence ATGGGCATCGAGCGCGATCTGCACGACCTCCTCTTCTGCCACGATTGCGTGATCGTGCCGCAATGGGGCGGTTTCCTCACGCACTACCGCCCGGCCCGGCTAGATGAGGCCCGACGCCTCATCCATCCGCCTGGCAAGGACCTGAGTTTCAACCGCCATCTGGTGCGCAATGACGGGCTCCTCGCGGACCACCTCGCGAAGCGCGAGGGTATCGGATTCGATACGGCGACCACGCGCATCGATGCAGAGGTGGCCGGTTGGCGGCAGTCGTTGGAGCGGCAAGGCCGATTGGAGCTGCCGCAGATCGGTATCTTCTTCCGCGATGCGGAGCACAACCTGCAGTTCGAGCCCGACCGGCGCACGAACTACCTGAAGGACGCCTTGGGCCTGCGTCCGCTGGCCGCCGTTCCCGTGGAGCAGGCCAGGACGGCGCCGCTGGTCCGCCCCTTGCCGCCGCCGGCCGCGCCCGCGGAGCCGGAGGAGCGCCGTCGGCCGGCGATGCTATGGGCTGCGGCCGCTGCGGCTGCAATCCTCTTCGGGACGGCTGCGTTCTGGGCCTATCGAAGCAGCGGGCTGGGCCAGCAGCAATGGAGCGGCATCGCTCCGTGGCGCTCCGGTCCGGCAGCCGCCTACCGTGCTCCGGGGACCGCAGCCCTCATACCGGTGGAGCGCCCTGAGCCGCTCGTGCTTCCCGCAAGCGGCTCCGGTATCCACGAGGTGGTGCTCGACGCGGAGCGCGATGTCCGGTTGCGGGTCGACCTGGGCCGGCCGAAGGAGGCACCGGCGGAGTCGACGGCGGTGGCTGTGAAGGCCGCGCCGATTGCCGAAGCGGGTCTCCGCTACCATGTCGTGGGCGGCTGCTTCGCGCAGCCTGAGAATGCCGATAAGCTCCTGGCCGAACTGCTGGCGAAGGGCTTCCCTGCGCGACGCCTCAAGCAGCGCGGGCAGCTGCATCCGGTGGCGTACGGCAGCTACGCCACACGCGGCGAAGCCATGGCTGCACTGGGCCGAGTGCGCGGGACCGAAGGCCGTTCGGCCTGGCTGCTGGTGCGCTGA
- the kdsB gene encoding 3-deoxy-manno-octulosonate cytidylyltransferase yields MRFLGIIPARHASTRLPGKPLVDIGGTSMVMRVVEQARRSRALERVVVATDDERVLEHVRAAGAEAVMTSAAHPSGTDRCYEALLRVGRDRYDAVVNVQGDEPFIAPEQIDELCEALRSAPGGIATLAQAVTDDRDLDDAGEVLITTDVNGDALYFSRAAIPFLRNPGPGPRHLRFRFLKHVGLYGYKAEVLERLVQLPPSPLELAESLEQLRWVENGYKVRIGLTVHPSFCVDTPADLEEARRRVALA; encoded by the coding sequence ATGCGATTCCTCGGCATCATCCCCGCCCGCCATGCGAGCACCCGCCTGCCGGGCAAGCCGCTTGTGGACATCGGAGGCACGAGCATGGTGATGCGCGTGGTGGAGCAGGCGAGGAGGTCACGCGCGCTGGAGCGGGTTGTGGTGGCCACCGACGACGAGCGCGTGCTGGAGCATGTGCGCGCCGCCGGCGCTGAGGCGGTGATGACCTCGGCCGCGCATCCCAGCGGGACGGACCGCTGTTACGAGGCCCTTCTGCGCGTGGGGCGCGACCGCTACGATGCCGTGGTGAACGTGCAGGGCGATGAGCCCTTCATCGCCCCTGAGCAGATCGATGAGCTTTGCGAGGCGCTGCGAAGCGCTCCGGGCGGCATCGCCACGCTTGCACAAGCGGTGACGGATGACCGCGACCTCGACGATGCCGGGGAGGTGCTCATCACCACCGACGTGAACGGCGATGCCCTGTACTTCAGCCGCGCGGCAATCCCATTCCTGCGCAATCCGGGTCCGGGCCCGCGCCACCTCCGCTTCCGCTTCCTGAAGCACGTGGGGCTCTATGGCTACAAAGCCGAAGTGCTGGAACGCTTGGTGCAGCTGCCGCCCTCGCCGCTGGAGCTGGCCGAATCGCTGGAGCAGCTGCGCTGGGTGGAGAACGGGTACAAGGTGCGCATCGGCCTCACCGTGCACCCCTCCTTCTGCGTGGATACCCCCGCCGATCTGGAGGAGGCCCGCCGGCGGGTGGCCCTTGCCTAG